In one bacterium genomic region, the following are encoded:
- a CDS encoding YdeI/OmpD-associated family protein, which produces MTTNTISGGTVHELPTDLKEALLNVPNAVKAWESLTPLARNEFICWNISVKQASTRANHIKRTIAEIQEGKRRPCCWIGCIHRTDKEISPSIKGILAKRKINH; this is translated from the coding sequence ATGACTACAAATACCATCTCTGGTGGCACTGTCCACGAGCTACCGACCGACCTAAAAGAAGCCCTGCTGAATGTGCCAAATGCCGTAAAAGCCTGGGAGAGCCTTACTCCCTTAGCTCGTAACGAATTTATTTGCTGGAACATATCCGTCAAACAAGCTTCGACGCGCGCCAATCACATTAAGCGCACTATTGCTGAAATTCAAGAAGGCAAGCGCCGGCCGTGCTGTTGGATTGGCTGTATTCACCGCACTGATAAAGAGATTAGTCCATCCATTAAAGGTATACTAGCAAAGCGCAAAATAAACCACTAA
- a CDS encoding VOC family protein: MAQKIVANLWFNGNAEEAVKFYTDTFSDSRIISTEYYPKAQEEGLADFQQGLAGSLLTAEFELMGVRFTAINAGPEFSFTEAISFAVYCKDQAEIDYYWGKLSSVPESEQCGWCKDKYGLSWQIVPANMEELMKKPGAFAKLMDMKKIEIASF, encoded by the coding sequence ATGGCACAAAAAATTGTCGCAAATCTATGGTTTAACGGAAATGCCGAAGAGGCAGTAAAATTTTATACAGATACTTTTTCTGATTCAAGAATAATATCAACCGAATATTACCCCAAGGCTCAAGAGGAAGGTTTGGCAGACTTCCAGCAAGGTCTGGCTGGAAGTCTGCTTACAGCTGAATTTGAGTTAATGGGTGTGCGCTTTACAGCTATAAATGCTGGTCCAGAATTTTCATTTACCGAGGCAATTTCTTTTGCAGTGTATTGCAAAGATCAGGCTGAGATTGATTATTACTGGGGCAAATTATCATCCGTGCCGGAATCTGAGCAGTGTGGTTGGTGCAAAGATAAGTATGGGTTGAGCTGGCAAATTGTTCCAGCAAACATGGAAGAGTTAATGAAGAAACCTGGTGCATTTGCTAAGCTTATGGATATGAAAAAGATCGAGATAGCTAGCTTTTAG
- a CDS encoding class F sortase has translation MNIRKVGTLLGSKKIIVGGVVCLILLAGLFHYRSESSFVDSGGVVTYSTENPDEKKPTDNFQWKGGVEDPKKIIISSIGVDAFIQKVGVDQNKEVAVPSNVHMVGWFVDTVRPGQKGLSLIDGHVSGRKNDGVFKDLEKLNEGDQFLVQLGNDSEVKYRVIGKRSAPVADSVSIMFSQNPKVSSQLNLVTCSGRYDEKTRSYDERLTVMAERI, from the coding sequence ATGAATATTCGTAAGGTAGGCACATTGCTGGGGTCTAAAAAAATAATAGTGGGAGGGGTAGTATGCCTTATTTTGCTAGCTGGATTATTTCACTATAGATCTGAGTCATCATTTGTGGATAGTGGTGGTGTGGTTACGTATTCTACAGAAAATCCAGATGAGAAAAAGCCTACGGATAACTTTCAGTGGAAGGGTGGAGTAGAGGATCCTAAAAAGATAATTATCTCATCAATTGGAGTTGATGCTTTTATTCAAAAAGTTGGAGTAGATCAGAATAAAGAGGTAGCGGTACCGAGCAATGTGCATATGGTGGGCTGGTTTGTGGATACTGTGCGGCCTGGTCAAAAAGGCTTGAGCTTGATTGATGGACATGTTTCAGGGCGTAAAAATGATGGGGTGTTTAAGGATCTGGAAAAACTTAATGAGGGGGATCAATTTTTAGTCCAACTAGGTAATGATAGCGAAGTTAAATATAGGGTGATAGGTAAGCGTTCTGCGCCGGTAGCGGACTCGGTTAGTATTATGTTTTCACAAAACCCAAAGGTATCAAGCCAGCTTAACCTTGTAACCTGTAGCGGCAGGTATGATGAAAAGACTCGCTCCTATGATGAACGCTTGACGGTGATGGCCGAACGTATTTAA
- a CDS encoding LPXTG cell wall anchor domain-containing protein, which produces MSETTIDGKHALTLTYTIIDNGELDLNPTAGTISDPIGLAVSNSTYDQLASTGENVYSLQLLAGILAALSIGITSIVVIRSRRRRG; this is translated from the coding sequence GTGAGTGAAACTACCATCGATGGTAAACATGCTCTAACCCTAACCTATACCATCATCGACAATGGTGAACTAGACCTTAATCCTACAGCTGGTACTATCTCTGACCCAATCGGTCTAGCAGTATCTAACTCTACCTATGACCAATTAGCAAGTACGGGGGAGAATGTTTATTCCCTCCAACTCCTAGCAGGCATACTAGCCGCACTGAGCATTGGTATCACTAGCATTGTAGTGATACGGAGTAGGAGAAGAAGAGGATAG
- a CDS encoding FAD-binding oxidoreductase, with translation MSSLADDLRKIIAGDVADDDKTKELYSHDASLFELVPDVVVSPKDSNDVCKLVEFVKKNKAKYPNLSLTARGAGTDMSGGAINTSIIVDFKKYFTKIETIDAKNKFSRLQPGVMYKDFDEKAKKKGVLMPTYPASRDLCTVGGMVNNNAGGEKSIEFGKVENFVNKLEFVFADGVKREVRPLTKAELNKKIKQKDFEGKVYKQLYELIEANYDRIKKAKPNVSKDSTGYHLWRVWDREAGIFDLTQVITGAQGTLGFVTDIEFRLTDARSEEGLLVVFMKDTKNLGELIKKVVAKKPSRFESFDDNTLLLSIKFMPKFYKLLGLKKFIRLLISLIPDGLLLLKGVPRLILMISIKGNSPEEVELKIKELHNELKADAKKFSISGFEEAPRERQGEKFWIMRRYSFQILRSSVKDKHTAPFIDDFIVPPEHLPEFLPKLRKIISKYKLFATVAGHMGDGNFHIIPLMNIELKTERAKIMPAMKEVNDLVLSYGGSLSGEHNDGMIRGPLLESMYGKEMFNILKKVKHIFDPDNIFNPHKKTDASWSFSEKNIRKNFD, from the coding sequence ATGAGTAGTTTAGCCGATGACCTGCGGAAGATTATCGCTGGCGATGTAGCCGATGATGATAAAACAAAGGAGCTATATAGTCATGACGCCAGTCTTTTTGAGCTTGTACCAGATGTTGTGGTGAGTCCCAAAGATAGCAACGATGTCTGTAAACTGGTAGAGTTTGTTAAGAAAAATAAAGCTAAGTACCCCAATTTATCCTTAACAGCTAGAGGTGCAGGTACTGATATGTCGGGCGGAGCTATTAACACCTCCATTATTGTTGATTTTAAAAAATACTTTACCAAGATTGAAACAATTGATGCTAAAAATAAGTTTAGCCGACTACAGCCTGGCGTAATGTATAAAGATTTTGACGAAAAGGCTAAGAAAAAAGGTGTTTTGATGCCAACTTACCCTGCCTCGCGTGATTTATGTACGGTTGGTGGCATGGTAAATAATAATGCCGGTGGAGAAAAGTCGATTGAGTTTGGTAAGGTTGAGAACTTTGTTAATAAACTTGAGTTTGTGTTTGCTGACGGCGTGAAGCGTGAGGTAAGACCCTTAACTAAAGCTGAGCTTAATAAAAAGATTAAGCAAAAAGATTTTGAAGGGAAGGTTTATAAACAGCTCTATGAGCTGATAGAAGCCAACTATGATCGAATTAAAAAGGCCAAGCCAAATGTTAGTAAGGATTCCACCGGTTATCATTTGTGGAGAGTTTGGGATAGGGAAGCAGGGATATTTGATTTAACTCAAGTAATTACCGGCGCTCAAGGTACACTTGGCTTTGTTACTGATATAGAGTTTAGGTTGACCGATGCCCGGAGTGAAGAGGGGTTGTTGGTAGTGTTTATGAAAGACACAAAAAACCTCGGAGAATTAATTAAAAAAGTAGTTGCTAAAAAACCATCTAGATTTGAGTCTTTTGATGACAATACGCTATTACTATCAATTAAATTTATGCCCAAGTTCTATAAACTACTTGGTTTGAAAAAATTTATACGATTACTAATTAGTTTAATTCCTGATGGCCTACTGTTATTAAAAGGGGTGCCACGTCTGATTTTAATGATTTCTATTAAGGGTAATAGTCCAGAAGAGGTGGAGTTAAAAATTAAAGAGCTGCATAATGAGCTTAAGGCCGATGCAAAGAAGTTTAGCATCTCCGGCTTTGAAGAGGCGCCCAGGGAAAGGCAAGGTGAAAAGTTTTGGATTATGCGTCGGTATAGTTTTCAAATTTTACGTAGTAGCGTTAAAGACAAGCATACCGCACCGTTTATTGATGACTTCATCGTACCGCCAGAACACCTGCCAGAGTTTTTGCCAAAGCTAAGAAAAATTATTTCTAAATATAAGCTATTTGCAACTGTTGCGGGGCATATGGGCGATGGTAATTTTCATATCATTCCACTGATGAATATTGAGCTCAAAACTGAGCGGGCTAAGATTATGCCAGCCATGAAAGAGGTTAATGATTTAGTGTTAAGTTATGGAGGTAGCTTAAGTGGTGAGCATAATGACGGCATGATTCGAGGCCCATTACTAGAGAGTATGTATGGCAAAGAAATGTTTAATATACTAAAAAAAGTAAAGCATATCTTTGATCCAGATAATATCTTTAACCCTCATAAAAAAACCGATGCATCTTGGTCATTCTCAGAGAAAAATATCAGAAAAAACTTTGATTAA